From a single Bufo bufo chromosome 9, aBufBuf1.1, whole genome shotgun sequence genomic region:
- the LOC120979370 gene encoding olfactory receptor 1468-like → MKNQTTISSVLLMSLSDNQKTIYALFIVFLLIYLMTFLINFIILLLVLTCAHLHTPMYFFLGNLAFLDMSYSSVTAPRLLFADITQHWSMSLSDCITQMFFVIYFGGSEVYLLTSMSYDRYVAICRPLHYSQIMSWGTCTQIVSLVWSSGLLMPTICTLCLRRLTFCGPNIIHNFFCDLPHLLQISCTDTFINFLVLIVVGGLLSFIAFVATFYPYVRMFSTVFKICTSDGRHKAFSTCTSHLTVVFIFYASITFIYLVPNSSNFSALNQVVTVIYALITPLLNPLIYSLRNKDLKVALRRALHTDGTRRRT, encoded by the coding sequence atgaaAAACCAAACAACAATTTCCAGCGTTCTTCTCATGAGTCTATCGGATAATCAAAAGACCATCTATGCCCTCTTCATCGTCTTCCTCCTCATCTATCTGATGACTTTTTTGATAAACTTTATTATCCTCCTTCTGGTTCTTACTTGTGCTCATCTTCACACACCCATGTATTTCTTTCTTGGAAACTTAGCGTTCTTGGACATGTCCTACTCATCAGTCACTGCCCCAAGGTTGCTCTTTGCTGACATCACCCAACATTGGTCTATGTCTCTCTCAGACTGCATAACACAAatgttctttgtcatctatttcggGGGCTCTGAGGTTTATTTATTGACCTCCATGTCTTATGACCGGTATGTAGCCATCTGCCGTCCTCTCCACTACTCTCAGATCATGTCATGGGGCACATGTACTCAGATAGTGTCTTTGGTTTGGtcatctggtctcctcatgcccaCCATTTGTACTTTATGTTTAAGAAGGTTGACGTTCTGTGGTCCCAACATCATCCACAATTTCTTTTGTGATCTGCCCCATTTGCTCCAGATTTCTTGTACTGATACTTTCATCAATTTTCTAGTTTTAATAGTTGTTGGGGGTCTTCTGAGTTTCATAGCCTTTGTTGCCACATTTTACCCGTATGTCAGAATGTTTAGCACAGTCTTTAAAATTTGCACCAGTGATGGAAGACATAAAGCTTTCTCCACCTGTACGTCTCATCTGACTGtggtttttatattttatgcGTCCATAACTTTTATCTACCTTGTTCCTAACTCAAGCAATTTTTCTGCATTGAACCAAGTAGTCACTGTGATATATGCACTAATCACCCccttacttaaccccttaatcTACAGCCTAAGGAACAAAGACCTGAAGGTCGCACTGAGGAGAGCTTTACATACAGATGGTACAAGAAGACGCACATGA